The sequence ACGCTTTGGCCTGATCTCTATACTGAGGAGGAGAATGCCGAGCTGCCCGCTGAGGAAATGTATCGTTTGTCTGAGGGTGCCGATGCCGGATGGCCCTATTGCTATTATGACTGGCAACAGGAAAAGAAAGTTCTCGCACCTGAGTACGGTGGTGATGGACAGATGGTTGGGCGTTGTTCTGAGTTCCTTGATCCCGTAGCCGCTTTTCCCGGACATTGGGCTCCAAACGGACTTCTGTTTTATGCCGGAGAGCATTTTCCAGAACGTTATCAGGGAGGCGCTTTTGTTGCTTTTCATGGCTCATGGAATCGTGCGCCATTACCACAACAAGGGTATAAAGTCACGTTCACTCCCTTTGAAGAAGGCACTCCGACCGGAGATTATGAGACCTTTGCAGATGGATTTGCTGGTACTGAGCCCATTCCTGACCGGGGAGCAGCAGAATATCGCCCTATGGGTTTAGCGATAGGACCAGATGGCGCATTATTCATTTCTGATTCTAAAAAAGGGAAAATATGGAGAGTGGTCTATACCGGAAAAGAAACAGCGGAAGCCGAAACGTCTGATTCGGTCCAGGAAGACACAAGTCAGGCCGTCGCAGAAAATACAAATGCGAACTCATCACTCAGCGGTGAAGAACTTTTTCAACAGTTGACATGCCATACTTGTCATGCAGTGAACCCCGATGACGGAACCTCTTCTACGGCACCTGCTTTGTATGACTATTACGGAAGTGAAGTGACTCTTCAAGGTGGTAGTACAGTAACAGCAGATGACGAATATATACGAGAGTCGATCCTGAATGCAAATGCTAAAGTTGTGGAAGGATATATGCCGGTAATGCCTAACTACGAAAGTCAACTTACAGAGGAAGAGGTAGATCTTCTGTTATCCTACATAAAATCACTTTCGTAATTACAGGCACGAATTTATAACCCATTAAACAACAGGTATTATGATCAAACCAAAAGCTATAAATAAGACATTTCAAGCATCCTCTTTGATATTGTTTTTAATCATGTCGGCTACTCAATTGGTATACGCACAAAGTGCAACTACCGTACAGGAGATTGCCGATCTCTCAGAACAAAAATGGACTTGGATGGCAGATAAAAACGTGAACAAGCTTGATTCTTTATTTCACGAGAAATCGAAATTCGTACATATGAGTGGAACCTGGAATAAAGACAGGGAACTCGAAATCATTGAAACCGGGAGTATTTGGTACAAAAATGCAGAAGTTCATGATGTGGTAGTTGAGGTCTTTGACGAGACAGCCATCCTTTGGAACCGCATTACACTACTTGCTGTAGTTCGGGGACATGAGGTCTCCAATGAATTCACGGTTACTGAGATTTACAAGAAATATGAGAGTGACTGGAAGTTGCTTGATCTTACATTTAGCAGCGTGCGCGACATTCATAGTATTGAAAAATGACCACCCTGAACCAAAAACTAAAAAAAGTTAACAATATGAAGACAATCATACTCAGCCTACTTTTAATAATCGTAAACGTTCAGCTTACAACAGCTCAGGAAACATCTTTAAATCAGGAGATTATCGAACTCTCTGGTGATAAATGGACGTGGATGGCAGATAAAGATGTAGAAAAGCTTGATGACCTATTCCACGACAAGTCTGTATTTATACACATGGGGGGATCATGGGGAAAAGAAAGAGAACTCAATATTATAGAGGGCGGAGGGATCTGGTATAAAAAAGCAGATATTCATGAGGTTTCCGTAAATATCATTGATGATACCGCAATTCTTTTGAATAGAATTACTCTTTTGGCTGAAGTCGGCGGAAATGAAGTTACAAATCCTTTTGAAGTAACCGAAGTCTATGTCAAGCAAAATGAAGACTGGAAATTAGCCTCCTTGTCCTTTACGCGTTTGTTTTCAGGCGGAGATGATTAGTCTCGAATTAAGTAATCTAAATTAGGTAAAACTATTAAATAACCATGACTACCTTCAAAACTTACGCTTCCATACTTTCGATATGTTTCTCTCTTCTGCTTACTTCTCAGGTTGTAGCACAAACTGAAAATAAAACATTGAAATCGGAAACTATCTTTCCAAAAGGTGAGAAATTAGAAAGTGACAATTTTACCGGTACGGCATGGGTGAGTTTCTTGATTCCGCCTGACAGCCTTAATCAAACATACGTTGGCAATGTTACATTTGAACCGGGAGCAAGAACAAATTGGCATTCCCATCCAGCTGGTCAGATTATTTTAGTTACGGATGGTGTAGGGTATTATCAGGAAAAAGGAAGCCCAAAGAAGATTCTTAGAAAAGGAGATTCTGTTAAGTGTCCACCTAATTTACCACATTGGCACGGGGCTAGTCCTGATAATGAGTTCGTACAGCTTGCTATTTCAAGTAGTGAACATGGTTCTACAAAATGGTTAGAGCCGGTGACGGATGAGGAGTATAACTCTACGGCTGAGGACTGATTGTAGCATATTGAGCAAATACTACTAACTCAAAACCTTAGACACCCAAGCCCGACT comes from Balneola sp. and encodes:
- a CDS encoding DUF4440 domain-containing protein encodes the protein MKTIILSLLLIIVNVQLTTAQETSLNQEIIELSGDKWTWMADKDVEKLDDLFHDKSVFIHMGGSWGKERELNIIEGGGIWYKKADIHEVSVNIIDDTAILLNRITLLAEVGGNEVTNPFEVTEVYVKQNEDWKLASLSFTRLFSGGDD
- a CDS encoding cupin produces the protein MTTFKTYASILSICFSLLLTSQVVAQTENKTLKSETIFPKGEKLESDNFTGTAWVSFLIPPDSLNQTYVGNVTFEPGARTNWHSHPAGQIILVTDGVGYYQEKGSPKKILRKGDSVKCPPNLPHWHGASPDNEFVQLAISSSEHGSTKWLEPVTDEEYNSTAED
- a CDS encoding DUF4440 domain-containing protein is translated as MIKPKAINKTFQASSLILFLIMSATQLVYAQSATTVQEIADLSEQKWTWMADKNVNKLDSLFHEKSKFVHMSGTWNKDRELEIIETGSIWYKNAEVHDVVVEVFDETAILWNRITLLAVVRGHEVSNEFTVTEIYKKYESDWKLLDLTFSSVRDIHSIEK